In Papaver somniferum cultivar HN1 unplaced genomic scaffold, ASM357369v1 unplaced-scaffold_41, whole genome shotgun sequence, one genomic interval encodes:
- the LOC113342478 gene encoding peroxidase 72-like: MASSPTSLCTLVLLLVVFAPICCFAHKLGSSSSASSPAQKKSSASSGYNLYPQFYDRSCPRAKEIVKSVVAKAVASEARMAASLLRLHFHDCFVKGCDASLLLDTSGSIISEKNSIPNKNSVRGFDVIDDIKSALEKECPQTVSCADILALAARDSTVLAGGPNWEVPLGRRDARGASLSGSNQNIPAPNNTFQTILTKFKLKGLNLVDLVALSGSHTIGQARCTSFKQRLYGQSSSKRPNFSLNQVYANQLRARCPRSGGDQNLFVMDFVSPTKFDNYYYKNLLASKGLFSSDQVLTKNQASMELVKKYTANNELFFKHFAESMVKMGNITPLTGLRGEIRKTCRRINSN, translated from the exons ATGGCTTCCTCTCCAACTAGCCTATGTACATTGGTTCTTTTACTTGTAGTTTTTGCTCCAATTTGTTGCTTTGCTCataagcttggcagcagcagcagtgctagTAGTCCAGCTCAAAAGAAAAGCAGCGCTAGTAGTGGTTATAACCTCTATCCTCAATTCTACGATCGCTCATGCCCAAGAGCTAAGGAGATAGTAAAATCAGTTGTGGCAAAAGCCGTGGCTAGCGAAGCTCGTATGGCAGCTTCATTGCTTAGACTACATTTTCACGACTGTTTTGTCAAG GGCTGCGATGCATCATTGCTGTTAGACACCAGTGGAAGCATAATCAGTGAGAAGAATTCGATCCCAAACAAGAACTCAGTAAGAGGATTCGATGTCATTGACGACATAAAATCTGCATTGGAGAAGGAATGCCCACAAACCGTCTCATGTGCTGATATTTTAGCCTTAGCTGCTAGAGATTCAACTGTTTTG GCTGGTGGTCCAAACTGGGAGGTGCCCCTGGGAAGAAGAGATGCGAGAGGTGCAAGTTTAAGTGGCTCCAACCAAAACATTCCTGCACCAAACAATACATTCCAAACGATACTCACTAAGTTCAAGCTAAAAGGGCTCAATCTAGTAGACCTGGTCGCCTTATCTG GAAGCCACACAATAGGACAGGCTAGATGCACTAGTTTCAAGCAGAGATTGTACGGCCAGTCCAGCAGTAAGCGACCTAATTTCTCTCTTAATCAAGTTTATGCTAATCAGTTGCGTGCCCGATGCCCAAGATCTGGCGGTGACCAGAACCTCTTTGTCATGGACTTTGTTAGCCCAACAAAATTCGACAACTACTACTACAAGAATCTTTTAGCTTCCAAGGGTTTGTTCAGTTCTGACCAAGTTCTAACCAAGAACCAAGCATCAATGGAGTTGGTGAAGAAATATACCGCAAATAATGAGCTATTTTTCAAGCACTTTGCTGAATCTATGGTTAAGATGGGTAACATTACTCCGCTGACGGGTTTGAGAGGAGAGATCAGGAAGACCTGCAGGAGAATTAATTCTAACTAA